Proteins co-encoded in one Paracoccus aestuarii genomic window:
- the proC gene encoding pyrroline-5-carboxylate reductase, whose protein sequence is MGDFDDINRRGLVLVGCGRMGGAMLTGWLDRGLDAGAVTVIDPNLAPEWQDRGLRVNAYLPADPAVLVLAVKPQMMGDALTAMPDLSDSLVISVAAGTTIATFEAAFPGAPVIRVMPNTPAAIGQGISAMIGNGAATPAHLDLAEALMRAVGRVVRLESEDQMDAVTGLSGSGPAYVFHLIEAMAAAGEAQGLSPALALDLARATVAGAGALAVHADEDPAVLRRNVTSPNGTTAAGLAVLMDADHGLPPLMARTVAAATERGRALGRG, encoded by the coding sequence ATGGGTGATTTCGACGACATCAACCGCCGCGGGCTGGTGCTGGTGGGCTGCGGGCGCATGGGCGGGGCGATGCTGACCGGCTGGCTGGACCGGGGGCTGGATGCGGGGGCGGTCACGGTGATCGACCCGAACCTGGCGCCCGAATGGCAGGATCGCGGGCTGCGGGTGAATGCCTATCTGCCCGCCGATCCGGCGGTCCTGGTGCTGGCCGTCAAGCCGCAGATGATGGGCGATGCGCTGACCGCGATGCCGGACCTGTCGGACAGCCTGGTGATCTCGGTCGCGGCGGGCACGACCATCGCCACCTTCGAGGCGGCCTTTCCCGGCGCGCCGGTCATCCGCGTCATGCCCAACACCCCCGCGGCGATCGGCCAAGGGATCTCGGCGATGATCGGCAACGGTGCCGCCACGCCCGCCCATCTGGACCTGGCCGAGGCCTTGATGCGCGCCGTGGGCCGCGTCGTGCGGCTGGAATCCGAGGATCAGATGGATGCCGTCACCGGCCTGTCGGGCAGCGGCCCGGCCTATGTCTTTCACCTGATCGAGGCGATGGCCGCCGCGGGCGAGGCGCAGGGCCTGTCGCCCGCGCTGGCGCTGGATCTGGCGCGCGCCACCGTGGCCGGGGCGGGCGCGCTGGCCGTGCATGCCGACGAGGATCCGGCGGTGCTGCGCCGCAACGTGACCTCGCCCAACGGCACCACGGCGGCGGGGCTGGCGGTGCTGATGGATGCCGATCACGGCCTGCCGCCGCTGATGGCGCGCACGGTCGCCGCCGCCACCGAACGCGGGCGCGCGCTGGGGCGCGGATGA
- the ugpE gene encoding sn-glycerol-3-phosphate ABC transporter permease UgpE yields the protein MIENRPFLNLAAHLVLILGVCVVALPVWVAFVASTHGPTAFMSGTIPMWPGPDLVENYSRMLGRGVSTSGTPPVGTMMMNSLIMALLIAVGKIVISVLSAFAVVYFRFPFRGLAFWCIFVTLMLPVEVRIVPTFQVVADLGMLNSYAGLSIPLIASATATFLFRQVFLTIPDELTEAARIDGAGPMKFFRDILLPLSRTNIAALFVILFIYGWNQYLWPLLITTSADYYTIVAGIKRMADAVDGIPQWHLVMATAMMAMIPPVAVVIGMQRLFVKGLVETEK from the coding sequence ATGATCGAGAACCGCCCCTTCCTGAACCTCGCGGCGCATCTGGTCCTGATCCTGGGCGTCTGCGTCGTGGCCTTGCCGGTCTGGGTGGCCTTCGTGGCCTCGACCCATGGGCCCACCGCCTTCATGTCGGGCACGATCCCGATGTGGCCCGGCCCCGACCTGGTCGAAAATTACAGCCGCATGCTGGGCCGCGGCGTGTCCACCAGCGGCACGCCCCCGGTCGGCACGATGATGATGAACAGCCTGATCATGGCGCTGCTGATCGCGGTGGGCAAGATCGTGATCTCGGTCCTGTCGGCCTTCGCGGTGGTCTATTTCCGCTTTCCCTTCCGGGGTCTGGCCTTCTGGTGCATCTTCGTGACGCTGATGCTGCCGGTCGAGGTGCGGATCGTGCCGACCTTCCAGGTCGTGGCCGATCTGGGCATGCTGAACAGCTATGCGGGCCTGTCGATCCCGCTGATCGCGTCCGCCACGGCCACGTTCCTCTTCCGCCAGGTCTTCCTGACCATCCCGGACGAGCTGACCGAGGCCGCCCGCATCGATGGCGCCGGCCCGATGAAGTTCTTTCGCGACATCCTGCTGCCCCTGTCGCGCACGAATATCGCGGCGCTGTTCGTGATCCTGTTCATCTATGGCTGGAACCAGTATCTGTGGCCGCTGCTGATCACCACCAGCGCGGATTATTACACCATCGTGGCGGGCATCAAGCGCATGGCGGATGCCGTGGACGGCATCCCGCAATGGCACCTGGTCATGGCGACGGCGATGATGGCGATGATCCCCCCCGTGGCGGTGGTCATCGGCATGCAGCGCCTGTTCGTCAAGGGCCTGGTCGAGACGGAGAAATAA
- the cobD gene encoding threonine-phosphate decarboxylase CobD has translation MARDHGGDLDRAEAAYGPGDWIDLSTGINRRPWPVAALPDRIWRALPTARAESALIAVAADWFGCPPDRVLPMAGASAAIQILPRLGAPGNAAVLTPSYNEHAASLTEAGWRVTPAPDPDAMEGADLAVIVNPNNPDGREWHPDRLRALASQVGMLVVDESFADPRPDLSLAGAIPDNAVILRSFGKFWGLAGLRLGFALAHPPRLEAMRRAAGPWAVSGPALHVGRLAMADRAWADDAVMWHAEAAPLLDRIAHGAGWDAVGGTHLFRLYQTGDAAAAQDRLARGHVWSRRFPYSPGWLRLGIPGSRAEFDRLRAILGG, from the coding sequence ATGGCGCGCGATCACGGTGGCGATCTGGACCGGGCCGAGGCCGCCTATGGCCCGGGCGACTGGATCGACCTGTCGACCGGCATCAACCGCAGGCCCTGGCCCGTCGCCGCCCTGCCCGACCGGATCTGGCGGGCCCTGCCGACCGCGCGGGCCGAATCGGCGCTGATCGCGGTGGCGGCCGACTGGTTCGGCTGTCCGCCCGACCGGGTGCTGCCCATGGCGGGGGCCTCGGCCGCGATCCAGATCCTGCCGCGGCTCGGGGCCCCGGGGAATGCCGCGGTGCTGACCCCCAGCTATAACGAACATGCCGCCAGCCTGACCGAGGCGGGATGGCGGGTGACCCCCGCCCCCGACCCGGATGCGATGGAGGGCGCGGATCTGGCCGTCATCGTCAACCCCAACAATCCCGACGGGCGGGAATGGCATCCCGACCGGCTGCGGGCGCTGGCCTCGCAGGTGGGCATGCTGGTCGTGGATGAGAGCTTTGCCGATCCGCGGCCCGACCTGTCGCTGGCGGGGGCGATTCCCGACAACGCGGTGATCCTGCGCAGCTTCGGCAAGTTCTGGGGGCTGGCCGGGCTGAGGCTGGGCTTTGCCTTGGCCCATCCCCCGCGGCTGGAGGCGATGCGCCGCGCGGCGGGGCCTTGGGCGGTCAGCGGCCCGGCGCTGCATGTGGGGCGGCTGGCCATGGCCGACCGCGCTTGGGCCGATGACGCGGTGATGTGGCATGCCGAGGCCGCGCCCCTGCTGGACCGGATCGCCCATGGCGCGGGCTGGGACGCGGTGGGGGGCACGCATCTGTTCCGGCTCTATCAGACCGGGGATGCAGCGGCGGCGCAGGACCGGCTGGCGCGCGGGCATGTCTGGTCGCGCCGGTTTCCGTACTCGCCCGGCTGGCTGAGGCTGGGCATCCCCGGATCGCGCGCGGAATTCGACCGGCTGCGCGCGATCCTGGGCGGTTGA
- the ugpA gene encoding sn-glycerol-3-phosphate ABC transporter permease UgpA — MKRTIFRNQLLPWLLLAPQLIITFIFFLWPAAQALRQSFLRQDAFGIRTTFVGLDNFRRLWNSPEYLNSLQVTAVFAISVTVLSMGVALLLAIAVDRMIRSTRVYTTLLVWPYAVAPAVAGILWWFIFNPTIGIMPYLLGQLGYNWNHISNKGDAMTLVVIASAWKQISYNFLFFLAGLQAIPASLREAAAIDGAGPVRRFFDITFPLLSPTTFFLLVVNIVYAMFDTFAVIDATTQGGPAQATNIMVYKVYFDGFVGQNLGSSAAQSVILMGLVAMLTVIQFRYVEKKVAY, encoded by the coding sequence ATGAAGCGCACCATCTTTCGAAACCAGCTGCTGCCTTGGCTGCTGCTGGCCCCCCAGCTGATCATCACCTTCATCTTCTTCCTGTGGCCCGCAGCCCAGGCCCTGCGCCAGAGCTTTCTGCGCCAGGACGCCTTCGGCATCCGCACCACCTTCGTGGGCCTGGACAACTTCCGCAGGCTGTGGAACAGCCCGGAATACCTCAATTCGCTGCAGGTGACGGCGGTCTTCGCCATATCGGTCACGGTGCTGTCGATGGGGGTCGCGCTGCTGCTGGCGATCGCCGTGGACCGGATGATCCGGTCGACCCGGGTCTATACCACGCTGCTGGTCTGGCCCTATGCGGTGGCGCCCGCGGTGGCGGGCATCCTGTGGTGGTTCATCTTCAACCCGACCATCGGCATCATGCCCTATCTGCTGGGCCAGCTGGGCTATAACTGGAACCATATCAGCAACAAGGGCGACGCCATGACGCTGGTGGTGATCGCCAGCGCCTGGAAGCAGATCAGCTACAACTTCCTGTTCTTCCTGGCGGGGCTGCAGGCCATCCCGGCATCCCTGCGCGAGGCCGCGGCCATCGACGGGGCGGGCCCGGTGCGGCGCTTCTTTGACATCACCTTTCCGCTGCTGTCGCCGACGACCTTCTTTCTGCTGGTCGTGAACATCGTCTATGCGATGTTCGACACCTTCGCGGTGATCGACGCCACCACCCAGGGCGGCCCGGCCCAGGCCACGAACATCATGGTCTACAAGGTCTATTTCGACGGCTTCGTGGGCCAGAACCTGGGCAGTTCCGCCGCGCAGTCGGTCATCCTGATGGGCCTGGTCGCCATGCTGACCGTGATCCAGTTCCGCTATGTCGAGAAGAAGGTCGCCTATTGA
- a CDS encoding tRNA-binding protein produces the protein MISFDDFLKVDIRVGTITRAEPFPEARKPAFKLWLDLGDLGERRSSAQITRHYDPDALIGRQVLCVVNFPPRQIGPVRSEVLVLGLPDPDGEVVLIRPDQPVPNGGRLF, from the coding sequence ATGATCTCCTTCGACGATTTCCTCAAGGTCGATATCCGCGTGGGCACGATCACCCGCGCCGAACCCTTTCCCGAGGCGCGCAAGCCCGCCTTCAAGCTGTGGCTGGACCTGGGCGATCTGGGCGAACGGCGGTCATCGGCCCAGATCACCCGGCATTACGACCCCGACGCGCTGATCGGTCGGCAGGTCCTGTGCGTGGTGAACTTTCCGCCCCGCCAGATCGGCCCGGTCCGATCCGAGGTGCTGGTCCTGGGCCTGCCCGACCCTGATGGCGAGGTCGTGCTGATCCGCCCCGACCAGCCCGTCCCGAACGGAGGCCGGCTGTTTTGA
- a CDS encoding M4 family metallopeptidase, translating to MCMSLSCSRHNPLACIVPPYMLRVLALRGDPATAQMARGLLADDALLRRDRAAQTSPASELHAVLPPVDPDICCPDRRIHDGEFRAALPGRLVRAEGDAPSGIPDADMAYDSAGQVFSLFAEEYGRNSLDGRGMPLIATVQHRRNYANAFWDGRQMAYGTGDGTIFRTFLELSVIGHEMAHGVIQHSGGLIYENQSGALNEHVADVFGALSQQRVLGQQVHEADWLIGRGILGPGVNGRALRSMKAPGTAYSDDLLGQDPQPWHMDHFVTTTDDNGGVHINSGIPNHAFYLFCSYLGGRSWDLPGQIWYRTLQRINNPMASFSDWADATLRSAADLSGSGSQPQQMLRRAWKLVGIAV from the coding sequence ATGTGCATGTCCCTGTCCTGTTCCCGCCACAATCCGCTAGCCTGCATCGTGCCGCCCTACATGCTGCGGGTGCTGGCGCTGCGCGGCGATCCGGCCACCGCGCAGATGGCGCGCGGCCTGCTGGCCGATGACGCGCTGCTGCGCCGGGACCGGGCCGCCCAGACCAGCCCCGCATCCGAGCTGCACGCCGTCCTGCCGCCGGTCGATCCCGACATCTGCTGCCCCGACCGCCGCATCCATGACGGCGAATTCCGCGCCGCCCTGCCCGGCCGCCTGGTCCGGGCCGAGGGCGACGCGCCCTCGGGCATCCCCGATGCCGACATGGCCTATGACAGCGCGGGCCAGGTCTTTTCGCTGTTCGCCGAGGAATATGGCCGCAATTCGCTGGACGGGCGGGGCATGCCGCTGATCGCCACGGTCCAGCATCGCCGCAACTATGCCAATGCCTTCTGGGACGGGCGCCAGATGGCCTATGGCACGGGCGACGGCACGATCTTCCGCACCTTTCTGGAACTGTCGGTGATCGGGCATGAAATGGCCCATGGCGTGATCCAGCATTCCGGCGGGCTGATCTATGAAAACCAGTCCGGGGCGCTGAACGAACATGTGGCCGACGTCTTCGGCGCCCTGTCCCAGCAGCGGGTGCTGGGCCAGCAGGTCCACGAGGCCGATTGGCTGATCGGGCGCGGCATCCTGGGGCCGGGGGTGAACGGGCGCGCGCTGCGCAGCATGAAGGCGCCCGGCACCGCCTATTCCGACGACCTGCTGGGCCAGGACCCCCAGCCCTGGCACATGGACCATTTCGTCACCACGACCGATGACAATGGCGGGGTTCACATCAATTCGGGCATCCCGAACCACGCCTTCTATCTGTTCTGCAGCTATCTGGGCGGGCGGTCCTGGGATCTGCCGGGCCAGATCTGGTATCGGACGCTGCAGCGGATCAACAACCCCATGGCCAGTTTCTCCGATTGGGCGGATGCCACGCTGCGATCGGCGGCGGACCTGTCGGGTTCGGGCAGCCAGCCCCAGCAGATGCTGCGCCGGGCGTGGAAGCTTGTGGGAATCGCGGTCTGA
- the ugpB gene encoding sn-glycerol-3-phosphate ABC transporter substrate-binding protein UgpB — translation MNRLSTASVVALLASLGTAQAQTSIEWWHAMGGELGAKLEEVAQGFNDSQDDYRVMPSYKGTYPETMTAAIAAFRANQQPAIVQVFEVGTGTMMAAEGAIVPVHQLMEEHGQDFDADAFLPSVVGYYTDTDGNMLSMPFNSSTPILYYNKSVFETAGLDPEQPPRTWAELEQFSRQIMESGAASCGFTTQWVSWIQTENLSAWHNQPIGTLENGFGGTEARLSLNGPVQVKHWGNLKSWADEGLFKYGGPVGADGAAPMFYSQECAMMMGSSASRAGVIANASAFDLGFGMLPYYDDVEGAPQNSIIGGATLWVLSGKSDEEYAAAAAFFDYLTQPEVQADWASATGYLPITEAAREAMADYYAENPGADTGINQITLNDPTENSKGLRFGNYVQIRGIIDEEFEQLLAGSKDAQGALDSVVARGDDLLEQFQAQ, via the coding sequence ATGAACCGACTGAGCACCGCATCCGTGGTGGCCCTGCTGGCATCGCTTGGCACCGCACAGGCCCAGACCAGCATCGAATGGTGGCACGCCATGGGCGGCGAACTGGGCGCCAAGCTGGAGGAAGTCGCGCAGGGCTTCAACGACAGCCAGGACGACTATCGCGTCATGCCGTCCTACAAGGGCACCTATCCGGAAACCATGACGGCCGCGATCGCCGCCTTCCGGGCCAACCAGCAGCCCGCCATCGTGCAGGTCTTCGAGGTCGGCACCGGCACGATGATGGCCGCCGAGGGCGCCATCGTCCCGGTCCACCAGCTGATGGAGGAGCACGGCCAGGATTTTGACGCCGACGCCTTCCTGCCCTCGGTCGTGGGCTATTACACCGATACGGACGGCAACATGCTGTCCATGCCGTTCAACAGCTCGACCCCGATCCTCTATTACAACAAATCCGTCTTCGAGACGGCGGGCCTCGACCCCGAACAGCCGCCCCGGACCTGGGCCGAGCTGGAGCAGTTCAGCCGCCAGATCATGGAATCGGGCGCGGCCAGCTGCGGCTTCACCACGCAATGGGTCAGCTGGATCCAGACCGAGAACCTGTCCGCGTGGCACAACCAGCCCATCGGCACGCTGGAGAACGGCTTCGGCGGGACCGAGGCGCGGCTGTCGCTGAACGGCCCCGTCCAGGTCAAGCACTGGGGCAACCTGAAGTCCTGGGCCGATGAGGGTCTGTTCAAATATGGCGGCCCGGTCGGCGCGGATGGCGCGGCGCCGATGTTCTATTCGCAGGAATGCGCGATGATGATGGGCAGCTCGGCCAGCCGGGCGGGCGTGATCGCCAATGCATCGGCCTTCGATCTGGGCTTCGGCATGCTGCCCTATTACGACGATGTCGAGGGCGCGCCCCAGAACAGCATCATCGGCGGCGCGACCCTGTGGGTGCTGTCGGGCAAGTCGGACGAGGAATATGCGGCCGCCGCCGCCTTCTTCGACTATCTGACCCAGCCTGAGGTCCAGGCGGATTGGGCGTCGGCCACCGGCTATCTGCCGATCACCGAGGCCGCGCGCGAGGCGATGGCCGATTACTACGCCGAGAACCCCGGCGCGGATACCGGCATCAACCAGATCACGCTGAACGATCCGACCGAGAATTCCAAGGGCCTGCGCTTCGGCAATTACGTGCAGATCCGCGGCATCATCGACGAGGAGTTCGAGCAGCTGCTGGCCGGATCCAAGGACGCCCAGGGCGCGCTGGATTCGGTCGTCGCCCGCGGTGACGACCTGCTGGAACAGTTCCAGGCCCAGTAA
- a CDS encoding protealysin inhibitor emfourin: MIIEIRSQGGFAGIGLPDLRRIDTDNQPPPRREALCRAFRPENLAHLARSPCPRGPDGMRYAITVTTAAAHSFTLSEAQIPPEMLDLIDAAE; the protein is encoded by the coding sequence ATGATCATCGAGATCCGCAGCCAAGGCGGCTTTGCCGGGATCGGCCTGCCCGATCTCCGGCGGATCGACACCGACAACCAGCCGCCGCCCCGGCGCGAGGCGCTGTGCCGCGCCTTCCGCCCCGAGAACCTGGCCCATCTGGCCCGCAGCCCCTGCCCGCGCGGGCCGGACGGGATGCGCTATGCGATCACCGTCACCACCGCCGCCGCCCACAGCTTCACCCTGTCCGAGGCGCAGATCCCGCCCGAGATGCTGGACCTGATCGACGCCGCGGAATGA
- a CDS encoding sn-glycerol-3-phosphate import ATP-binding protein UgpC: MASITLKNLGKIYAGGARAVGDVNIDIADGEFIVLVGPSGCGKSTLLRMVAGLESISEGEVRIGDRVVNEVEPADRDIAMVFQNYALYPHMSVRQNLAYGLKNRGTPKAEIERRVKIASDILQIGAFLDRKPRALSGGQRQRVAMGRAIVREPAAFLFDEPLSNLDAKLRVAMRLEIKQLQKRLRTTSLYVTHDQLEAMTLADRLVVLNGGRIEQIGTPLEVYRRPASTFVASFIGSPAMNLIAGAALPHLPGTGHAGMVGIRPEDLTVTPDGPIVMRVTAVEELGAQRLVHGQTADQPMTITLPSDAPLSDELRLGCRPQALHLFDARTGQRLD; encoded by the coding sequence ATGGCATCCATCACCCTGAAGAACCTCGGCAAGATCTATGCCGGCGGGGCCCGCGCCGTGGGCGACGTGAACATCGACATCGCGGATGGCGAATTCATCGTTCTGGTCGGCCCCTCGGGCTGCGGGAAATCCACGCTGCTGCGCATGGTCGCCGGGCTGGAAAGCATCTCGGAGGGCGAGGTCCGCATCGGCGACCGCGTCGTCAACGAGGTCGAGCCCGCCGACCGCGACATCGCGATGGTGTTCCAGAACTATGCGCTCTATCCGCATATGTCGGTGCGCCAGAACCTGGCCTATGGGCTGAAGAACCGCGGCACCCCCAAGGCCGAGATCGAGCGTCGGGTCAAGATCGCCTCGGACATCCTGCAGATCGGCGCCTTCCTGGACCGCAAGCCCCGCGCCCTGTCGGGCGGCCAGCGCCAGCGCGTCGCCATGGGGCGCGCCATCGTGCGCGAACCGGCCGCGTTCCTCTTTGACGAACCGCTGTCGAACCTGGACGCGAAACTGCGCGTCGCCATGCGGCTGGAGATCAAGCAGCTGCAGAAGCGCCTGCGCACCACCTCGCTCTATGTCACCCATGACCAGCTGGAGGCGATGACCCTGGCCGACCGGCTGGTGGTGCTGAATGGCGGGCGGATCGAACAGATCGGCACGCCCCTGGAGGTCTATCGCCGCCCGGCATCGACCTTCGTGGCCAGCTTCATCGGCAGCCCGGCGATGAACCTGATCGCGGGCGCGGCCCTGCCCCATCTGCCCGGCACGGGTCATGCGGGCATGGTCGGCATCCGCCCCGAGGACCTGACCGTCACCCCCGACGGCCCCATCGTGATGCGCGTCACCGCCGTCGAGGAGCTGGGCGCCCAACGCCTGGTCCATGGCCAGACCGCGGATCAGCCGATGACGATCACCCTGCCCTCGGACGCGCCGCTCTCGGACGAGCTGCGGCTGGGCTGCCGCCCGCAGGCGCTGCATCTCTTTGATGCGCGGACCGGGCAGCGCCTGGACTGA
- a CDS encoding YbjN domain-containing protein, producing MAQTDHFIASDDIHPIDIVEAVATHHDWDFDRLAEDQIAMVVEGQWRSYSLTLAWSPRDEVLRLVCTFDMDPPQPRLPQLWEAINLANDQVWDGGFTHWGAQKLMVWRYGLVLAGDAIALPEQVDRMIGTAVAGCERFYPAFQLVLWGDTAPSAALEIALGETFGRA from the coding sequence ATGGCACAGACCGACCATTTCATCGCCAGCGACGACATCCATCCCATCGACATCGTCGAGGCCGTGGCCACCCATCACGATTGGGATTTCGACCGCCTGGCCGAGGATCAGATCGCCATGGTGGTCGAGGGCCAGTGGCGCAGCTATTCGCTGACGCTGGCCTGGTCGCCGCGCGACGAGGTGCTGCGGCTGGTCTGCACCTTCGACATGGACCCGCCCCAGCCCCGCCTGCCCCAGCTGTGGGAGGCGATCAACCTGGCCAATGACCAGGTCTGGGATGGCGGCTTCACCCATTGGGGCGCGCAGAAGCTGATGGTCTGGCGCTATGGCCTGGTTCTGGCGGGCGACGCGATCGCGCTGCCCGAACAGGTGGACCGCATGATTGGCACCGCCGTCGCGGGATGCGAGCGGTTCTATCCCGCCTTCCAGCTGGTCCTGTGGGGCGACACGGCGCCCTCGGCCGCGCTGGAAATCGCCCTGGGCGAAACCTTCGGCCGGGCATGA
- a CDS encoding DUF808 domain-containing protein translates to MSGLIALLDDIASISKVAAASIDDVAGQAARAGAKAAGAVIDDAAVTPKYVQGFDAARELPIVWKIARGSLFNKLVILLPVALALSALAPGAIPPLLMLGGAYLCYEGAHKVAHLFHPSADHDSPAHTHPGTNGAALEEERVAGAIKTDFILSAEIMTIALSTIPVGDSLMAKAVILALVAVAITAAVYGFVALVVKADDVGVHLATRRRGAVAAFGRGIVKVMPGFMRVLTVVGTAAMIWVGGQIIVHGLHDLGWHEPYATIHRWSDAAALALPAAGGAAAWAVTAFLDGIIGLAVGLALLPIANRVISPLIETLRRPIARMRKKPNIHENR, encoded by the coding sequence ATGAGCGGTCTGATCGCGCTTCTTGACGATATCGCCAGCATTTCGAAAGTGGCCGCGGCCTCGATCGACGACGTGGCGGGACAGGCGGCCCGCGCGGGCGCCAAGGCGGCGGGGGCGGTCATCGACGATGCCGCGGTGACGCCGAAATACGTCCAGGGCTTTGACGCCGCGCGCGAGCTGCCCATCGTGTGGAAGATCGCCCGCGGATCGCTGTTCAACAAGCTGGTGATCCTGCTGCCCGTGGCGCTGGCCCTGTCGGCCTTGGCGCCCGGCGCGATCCCGCCGCTGCTGATGCTGGGGGGCGCCTATCTGTGCTATGAGGGCGCGCATAAGGTGGCCCATCTGTTCCATCCCAGTGCCGATCACGACAGCCCCGCCCATACCCATCCCGGAACCAACGGCGCCGCGCTGGAGGAGGAGCGCGTCGCGGGCGCCATCAAGACCGACTTCATCCTCTCGGCCGAAATCATGACCATCGCGCTCTCCACCATCCCGGTGGGCGACAGCCTGATGGCCAAGGCGGTGATCCTGGCATTGGTGGCGGTGGCGATCACGGCGGCCGTCTATGGCTTCGTCGCGCTGGTGGTGAAGGCCGACGATGTCGGCGTGCATCTGGCCACGCGCCGCCGGGGCGCGGTGGCGGCCTTCGGGCGCGGCATCGTCAAGGTCATGCCGGGATTCATGCGGGTGCTGACCGTGGTGGGCACGGCCGCGATGATCTGGGTCGGTGGCCAGATCATCGTCCACGGGCTGCATGATCTGGGCTGGCACGAACCCTATGCGACGATCCACCGCTGGTCCGATGCCGCAGCCCTGGCCCTGCCCGCCGCGGGGGGTGCCGCAGCTTGGGCGGTGACGGCGTTTCTGGACGGAATCATCGGCCTGGCCGTGGGGCTGGCGCTGCTGCCGATCGCAAACAGGGTGATTTCGCCGCTGATCGAAACGCTGCGCCGGCCCATCGCGCGGATGCGGAAAAAACCGAACATCCACGAAAATCGTTGA
- a CDS encoding 2-hydroxyacid dehydrogenase encodes MRLLVTRPMTDRATRAIAAEFDATFRDNTPLTEAGAAAAMRDFDAVMPTLGDAFSAGAFAGPLRCRLLVNFGAGFNHIDIEAARAAGIAVTNTPDVVTDATADIAVTLMLMTLRRASEGERMLRGGQWTGWNPTQLLGSEMSGRTLGVVGMGRIGQAIARRCHLGFGMRVVFFNRSPVADPGVPARQIADLDAMLEAADVAVIAVPGGAATRGLIGAAQLRALGPAGVLVNIARGDVVDEDALIRALVQGGIAGAGLDVYAREPHVPQALLDAPNATLLPHLGTATDETRTRMGLRALENLRAFAAGRALPDRVA; translated from the coding sequence TTGAGGCTGCTGGTCACCCGCCCCATGACCGATCGCGCGACCCGGGCGATCGCGGCCGAATTCGACGCGACCTTCCGCGACAACACCCCCCTGACCGAGGCCGGGGCCGCCGCCGCGATGCGCGATTTCGACGCGGTGATGCCGACCTTGGGGGATGCGTTTTCGGCCGGGGCCTTTGCCGGGCCGCTGCGCTGTCGGCTGCTGGTCAATTTCGGCGCGGGCTTCAACCATATCGACATCGAGGCGGCGCGCGCGGCAGGCATCGCGGTGACGAACACGCCCGATGTGGTGACCGATGCCACCGCCGACATCGCGGTGACGCTGATGCTGATGACCCTGCGCCGCGCATCCGAGGGCGAGCGGATGCTGCGCGGCGGGCAATGGACCGGCTGGAACCCGACCCAGCTGCTGGGATCCGAGATGTCGGGCCGCACCTTGGGCGTCGTCGGCATGGGCCGGATCGGTCAGGCCATCGCGCGGCGCTGCCATCTGGGCTTCGGGATGCGGGTGGTGTTCTTCAACCGCAGCCCGGTCGCGGATCCTGGCGTGCCCGCGCGTCAGATCGCCGATCTGGACGCGATGCTGGAAGCCGCCGACGTGGCGGTGATCGCGGTGCCGGGGGGCGCGGCGACGCGCGGGCTGATCGGGGCGGCGCAGCTGCGCGCCTTGGGGCCCGCCGGGGTGCTGGTCAACATCGCCCGCGGCGACGTGGTGGACGAGGACGCGCTGATCCGGGCGCTGGTCCAAGGCGGGATCGCGGGGGCGGGCCTCGACGTCTATGCGCGCGAGCCGCATGTCCCGCAGGCGCTGCTGGATGCGCCGAACGCCACGCTGCTGCCGCATCTGGGCACGGCCACGGACGAGACACGCACCCGGATGGGCCTGCGCGCGCTGGAGAACCTGCGCGCCTTCGCGGCGGGGCGCGCGCTGCCCGACCGCGTCGCCTGA